Part of the Pseudomonas chlororaphis genome, CCGGCATCACCCAGATGACCTCCAGCAGCGCCTTGGGCTCGACCAACCTGATCCTGCAATTCAGCCTCGGCAAAAGCATCGACACCGCCGCCCAGGAAGTGCAGGCGGCCATCAACACCGCCGCCGGCAAACTGCCCAACGACATGCCGAACCTGCCGACCTGGCGCAAGGTCAACCCGGCCGACAGCCCCGTGCTGATCCTCAGCATCAGCTCCACCCTGATGCCCGGTACCGAGCTGAGCGACTACGTTGAAACGCTTCTTGCCCGTCAGATCAGCCAGATCGATGGCGTAGGACAAGTCAACATCACCGGCCAGCAACGCCCGGCGATCCGGGTCCAGGCCTCGGCCGACCGGCTCGCCGCCATCGGCCTGACCCTGGCCGACATCCGCCTGTCGCTGCAACAGGCCAGCCTCAACCTGGCCAAGGGCGCCCTGTACGGTGAATCGAGCATTTCCACCCTGTCCACCAACGACCAGCTGTTCCAGCCCGAGGAATACCGTGAGCTGATCGTGTCCTACAAAAATGGCGCACCGGTGCACCTCAAGGACGTCGCCAAGGTCATCAGCGGCTCGGAAAACGCCTACGTCCAGGCCTGGTCCGACAACGAACCAGGGCTCAACCTGGTGATCTTCCGGCAGCCGGGGGCGAATATCGTCGAGACCGTCGACCGTATCCAGGCGGCCCTGCCGACCCTGCAAGCCATGTTGCCCGCCGCGATGCAGGTCAAGGTGCTGATCGACCGTACCCAGACCATCCGCGCCTCGCTGCACGAAGTGGAAATCACCCTGCTGATCACCGTGTTGCTGGTGGTGGCGGTCATGGCCCTGTTCCTGCGCCAGCTCTCGGCAACCCTGATTGTCTCGGCGGTGCTGGGGGTTTCGCTGACCGCCAGTTTCGCCCTGATGTACATCATGGGCTTCAGCCTGAACAACCTGACCCTGGTGGCGATCGTCATTTCGGTGGGCTTCGTGGTGGACGATGCGATCGTGGTGGTGGAGAACATTCACCGTCATCTTGAGGCCGGCGAAGGCATGCGCGAGGCGGCGATCAAGGGCGCCGGCGAGATCGGCTTCACGGTGGTGTCCATCAGCTTCTCGCTGATCGCCGCGTTCATCCCGCTGCTGTTCATGGGCGGCGTGGTCGGGCGGCTGTTCAAGGAATTTGCCCTGACGGCCACCTCCACCATCCTGATCTCGGTGGTGGTGTCGTTGACCCTGGCGCCGACCCTCGCCGCGCTGTTCATGCGCGCCCCGGTGCATCATGCCCACGGCAAGCCGGGTTTCGGCGAACGCCTGCTAGCCCGGTACGAACGCGGATTGCGGCGGGCCCTGGCTCACCAGAAGCTGATGATCGGCGTGTTCGGCCTGACCCTGGCGCTGGCCGTGGGCGGCTACGTGTTCATTCCCAAGGGCTTCTTCCCGGTCCAGGACACCGGCCTGGTGCTGGGCACCAGCGAGGCCGCCGCCGACGTGTCGTTCCCGGACATGGTCGCCAAGCACAAGGCCCTGGCCGACATCGTCGCCGCCGACCCGGCCGTGGCAACCTT contains:
- a CDS encoding acriflavine resistance protein B codes for the protein MKGRGSISTWCINHPIATVLLTFALVLLGLIAFPRLPVAPLPEAEFPTIQVNAQLPGASPETMASSVATPLEVQFSAIPGITQMTSSSALGSTNLILQFSLGKSIDTAAQEVQAAINTAAGKLPNDMPNLPTWRKVNPADSPVLILSISSTLMPGTELSDYVETLLARQISQIDGVGQVNITGQQRPAIRVQASADRLAAIGLTLADIRLSLQQASLNLAKGALYGESSISTLSTNDQLFQPEEYRELIVSYKNGAPVHLKDVAKVISGSENAYVQAWSDNEPGLNLVIFRQPGANIVETVDRIQAALPTLQAMLPAAMQVKVLIDRTQTIRASLHEVEITLLITVLLVVAVMALFLRQLSATLIVSAVLGVSLTASFALMYIMGFSLNNLTLVAIVISVGFVVDDAIVVVENIHRHLEAGEGMREAAIKGAGEIGFTVVSISFSLIAAFIPLLFMGGVVGRLFKEFALTATSTILISVVVSLTLAPTLAALFMRAPVHHAHGKPGFGERLLARYERGLRRALAHQKLMIGVFGLTLALAVGGYVFIPKGFFPVQDTGLVLGTSEAAADVSFPDMVAKHKALADIVAADPAVATFSHSVGVSGNNQTIANGRFWIALKPRDQRDVSASGFIDRIRPKLLKIPGVVLYLRAGQDINLSSGPSRAQYQYVLKSNDGPSLTAWTQKLTDKLRGNPAFRDISNDLQPGGSITHINIDRSAAARFGLTASDVDQALYDAFGQRQINEFQTETNQYNVILELDTAQRGKAESLAYFYLRSPLSGEMVPLSALARFDAPSSGPLSIAHDGMFPAANLSFNLAPGVALGDAVWMLDQAKNEIGMPAAITGNFQGAAQAFQSSLASQPWLILAALVAVYIILGVLYESFVHPLTIISTLPSAGLGALIMLWLLGQDFSIMALIGLVLLIGIVKKNGILMIDFALDAQRNGGLSPQEAIFQACVTRFRPIMMTTLAALLGALPLMLGYGTGAELRQPLGIAVVGGLLVSQALTLFTTPVIYLWLERLFHRPKPAPTALATTH